The segment GCGGAACTTATGCAACAGGAACTGTACACGTTATAGCAATAGGATATTAAAGGAGGTTATTAATGTATATAGTATTAGAAAGTAATAAATTCATAGGTTTTTCACTTAAAGAAGAGGAAGGATATAAAAATATAGAAATCACAGAAAAAGAACATATTGACTTTATGGATCAACAATCACAAGGTTTTGTATTTTGTTGGAACAATAAGAAAAAGCAACTTGAATCTATAAAATTGAATGAATTTGAATATATAAATGATTCTGGGGAAATTGCGAAAGATACAGAGGCAGAGTTAAAACATTATAAGGATATGCTTTTAATTCTTAAAAGGGGGAGGGTACAGCTCAAAAAGGATATAAGGGACTTCGAGGAATTCGAAGAAGATACCGCAGAACTTAAAGAACAGCTTGAAATAAAAGAAACAGAGATAAAAGAAATGGAAAATAAAATTAAGGAATTGGAGGGGTAAAGGTGGAAAGATTTAATAAAATATTTGACTATTTGCTAATTGTCGAAGGTAATTACAGTGATCACCCAGCGGATAAGGGTGGTAAAACAATGTACGGAATAATAGAAAGTGAGGCGAGAAAATACGGTTATAAGGGTGAAATGCGGAAAATGCCGAAGTCAATAGCCGAAGACATATACAAGAAAAAGTATTACTTAAAAAATAATCTGGATAAGATAAAAGACGACCGTGTCGCCTTAAGTATTTGTGACTGGATAGTAAACTCTGGCACATGGGGAAGTAAAAAGGCACAAACGGCAGTTAACAAGATATTAGGAAAGAATATTTTAACTGTTGACGGGATAATCGGGAATAACTCAATAAAATATATTAACTCTGTAGATCCTGATAGATTTTTAAAAGTTTATCATGAGTTACAAAGAGCATTTTATAAGAGCATAGGAAAAGGCAGTCAGGCGGTTTTTTTGAAAGGCTGGCTTAATAGAGTAGACAGAAAAGAAAAGTATATAAAAAATAATTTTTAGGAGGTTTCAGAATGAAAATGTATATAATAATAGCTGTGGCGGTGTTAATATTAACAGGTGGTTTCGTAATCTACTGTAAAGTGAAAAAACTTAAGGTCAAGGAGGCAATAAGCTTATTCATGGATATAGTCGAAAAGATAATCGGCTCCGGGAATGGAGACACTAAATTCAGGCTATTAAGAGATTTGCTTCTAATGTGGCTTAAAACACAGATTACAAGTAAATGGCTACTGGCAATCGTTAATATACTCTTTTCAACTAAAGAGATCGAAAAAATAGTCAATACAGATCTTAATGTAAAACAGGCTACAGGGATATATAATAATACTTTCGATCTTTCTGACTTCGATTTTAAGAAGCTGGATAAAAAGAATTATGTCGAGTTATACGCAGAGAATGAGTTAAAAGACTTTTTAAATGAGAATAAGGCAAGAATAGGGGTAACATTAGGACGTAAATTTTAATACAGAGGGGGCAAAAATGAGTTTTATAATAGAAATACCGCATATACTTTTTATTGTATATGCGGTAATATTGGGGGCACTGGGGAATGTAACATATAGGGCAGAAAGAAGGTTGCCAATAAAACCAATTTCGGTGCGTGTTTTATGGGGTTTCTTTGCTGTAGCTATATATTTATCTGTGTTGCAGAATTATTTAAAAATAACTGAACTGAATCTTTTGAATGCGTTTCCGATATTTTTAATAGGCTTTTCTAGCGAATTAATCGCGAAAAAAGTACCGTTGATTATAGAGAAGTGGAGCGAGAGGGTTAAGGGTGGTAATAATGAAAAAAAGTAAAAAAGATATTTTGAATTATCCGCGTAAAATCATTGTGAGAATTGCATTTATAATCATTTTATTAAGCACAATACAGGAAACTATAAGGCACAATCAAATTGAAAAAAATTTTAAATCAGTTCGGGAAATAGCCTTTAAATATGAAGGCGTGGAGGAAGAAAAAAAGTTGGAAGAAGAGGAAAGAAAAAAAATACAATTTAGTGATACTTTGAATGTTTCTATATTAATACTTAAATTAAGTTGTATAATTGGGGCTTTATATATATATGATAAAAAATATTTTGATAATAAAGAAGAGGGCTGTTAAAAGCTCTTTTTTATTTCATAGAAAAACTACGAAAAATAAAAAATATTGTTTTAAATGTCAAAAAAACAATAAAAGTATATTTTTGAAAATGACAATATTCCGAAGTATCCGACTTCGATTATTTTGTTTTTTAGTGATAAACTTATTATATAAAATAACTAATTGGAGGTATTTATCATGAGAAAGATAAAAGTAAAAAGCCCAAAAAGAGAAAAGTTTTATACACCTCAAGAAATGCAGACAATAAGAGAAAAAATGTCAGGAATAAAAGTTCCTAATAATTATAGGAATGAAAAAGTGTCGGATCTGATAAAGGAATACGGGGAAGAAAGAACTAAAAAGTTAATAGAAGAAGAGGTTTATTTATTTAAAAACTCTATGATATTAGTTTGGGACGAAGCGACTTACAGATCAATGAACGGAAAAGAAAGCGACATGATTGATTATACTTTCAAAAATAGAAATGAAATTATGAGAAATTCAATGTATGAATTTTTAGGTATAGGAGTGGGAATTTTTTCATAATTAAAAGTTTTATTGCTTAAAAGAAAAAACTTTATTTTGTTGAAAAAATACATTGCTTTTTGTCAATGAATGTGTTATGATTGTTTTAGGGTTGTAAGAAAAGTTAAAATATAGATAGGGGGTTTATTGGTTTTACTGATAAACTCTTTGTTTTTTTTGAAAAGAGGTGTTGTTAATGGAAGATGAGGAGTTTTTAATTATAGAAGGAGAAAGAGAGATTATTATTATTTCTGATACAGAAACAACAATAATAAGGGACAAAAGGGGCTTATGCTGGGGTGAGTAGATTATTTTTCAAAAAGTAGCTGGGGACGGCTATTTTTTAATTTACTCAATAAAATAATTTCTTGATATTTGTTTACAATTTTGTTAGAATAAGAGTGGTAACTTATAAGCGCGAGGTGGTCCTATTGAAAGAAAAATCTGACGAGCCTTTAATTTTTATTTATGAAAATAAAGACGGGTTCTATCTGATTGAGTATTGCAAAGATACACTTAAACTTGTCACACTCAAAAAAAATAATATAAAATTTGAGAAGTGAGGATTGCTTATTTGTAACTTCCTAAGAGTATTACACTTGTTCATGGTTTTGAAGTGTAAAGGGTTAGGCATGAGGCTATTATGCCTCATAAAGAAAGTAACGGGTGGAATAACAAGGTAGTTTATGAAGAGCGTGGTTGCTCTTTTTTTTATGTCAACTTTTATACAATAACTTGAAATATGACCTATATTAGGTCGATGCTATAGACACATTGTTAATAGAGCGAATAAAAAATGAACTTGAAAGGTAAATATAAGGCACTTCCGAAGTGCCTTTTGTATTTATACATAAAAGAAGTTGAATGAGAAAAAATAAAATGATACAATTAGGTAATTATTTTTTATACTTTGTCGACGAAAAAATTTTGGTCGACAAATGGTCGACAAACAGCAAAAAAATGATTTTTTAAATAGACAAATGCAAGTAAAATTAATAAAG is part of the Sebaldella sp. S0638 genome and harbors:
- a CDS encoding N-acetylmuramidase encodes the protein MERFNKIFDYLLIVEGNYSDHPADKGGKTMYGIIESEARKYGYKGEMRKMPKSIAEDIYKKKYYLKNNLDKIKDDRVALSICDWIVNSGTWGSKKAQTAVNKILGKNILTVDGIIGNNSIKYINSVDPDRFLKVYHELQRAFYKSIGKGSQAVFLKGWLNRVDRKEKYIKNNF